The genomic DNA TGCTGCGAATTCCGTATCCGTTCGAGCTGGAATTCATGGAAGGGGACTCGGTAGATCAGGTGTGGCGGGTGCTGCACGGCCAGGCACTGTACGTACCGCCATCGGTCGAGTTTGTTCCGGCTTTGTATCCGCCGCTCTACTACTACATCGGCGCGGCGGTTGCCTACGTGATGGGGCTGGATATGCTGCCGCTGCGGGTCGTTTCGTTTCTCGCTTCGCTCGCCTGTTTCTCGCTGATCGGTTCGTTCGTGTGGCGGGAATCGCGCGACCGACTCGTAGCTTTGCTGGCCGTGGGTCTCTTCGCCGCTACGTATGCCGAGAGTGGTGCGTGGCTGGACACCGCGCGGGTGGATACGCTGCTGGTCATGTTCATGCTCGGAGCGGTGTGGTGGGTGAGATTCGGCAGGGGAAAGTGGCCCCACGTCGCAGCGGGGATACTGTCGGCGGCGGCGATCTTCACCAAGCAAACCGCGCTCCTCCTGCCGCTCGCGCTGTTCCTGTATCTTCTGCTGATGAGGCGCAATCGTGCGGCCTATTTCGGCATCGCGTTCATTGTCGCCTTTGGCGTGCCGTTTTTCCTTTTGATGAACGCATCTCACGGATGGTTCGGTCTATACACCGTGACGATTCCGGCGGCGCATCCGTGGGACAAACTAATGCTGCTGTCCTTCTGGACCCAGGACATTCTGTTGCCGCTGCCGATCGCGTTCACGTTAGTGTTTTTCTATTTGATTTTACGCTGGCGCGAACGGAGACGGGATGACTGGCTGTTCGTGCTGCTCGTGGGCGCGGGAATGATCGCGGCAGCCTACGCCCCGCGTGTGAAGGCGGGAAATTTCGACAATGATCTCGTCCCGGCCTACGCGTTTCTGGCGCTCGTTTTCGGCGCGGCCCTGGCCGATTTGCGGGAGCGAATTCGCAGGTCGGAGAGTTCACAAAGATCGACGGCGGGGCTTCTCCATGCGCTACTCATGCTGCTGGTCGTCGTGCAGTTCGCCTCGCTTGTCTATCATCCCTCGCGAATGATTCCCTCCGCGAAAGATCGCCAGGCGGGAATGGAACTCGTGCGGCAAGTGCGCGCCTACCCCGGCCCGGTGTGGGTCGTGCATCACGGGTACATTTCTGTCATGGCCGGGAAAGCGCCCCTGGTCACGATGCAACCGATGCAGGATTTGCTGGCTGCCACGGACGAGCGCAGCCGGGAGATGATCGTGGCCAGCGTGGAGGATGTCCTGCGGCGGCATTCCTTCGACGCGATTTTCCTGAACGAACCGTGGCCGGAACAACTGCGAGGTGTCGAGTGCTACGAAGCGAAGCGCGCAGTCTTTGCGGACACAAGCTGCTTCTGGCCGGTAACCGGCTATCGCACGCGGCCTGAACTTGTCTATGAACCCATTCGCACAACTTGTGGATCACAACAAAACCAAGAGATAGAGTAACACCACCCGGGCCGCCGCACGAACCGGCGGGCCACAGCGAAGGAGAAGATTCGTGAAAATCAGGAACGTCATTTCAATGGGACTGGCGATGCTGTTTGTGATCGCCGGTTGTGGGCCGAAAGAAGAGATTGTAGCCAAGGTCGGTCGGGAGAAAATCACCGCCAGCGAATTCAAGGATTCGTTCGTCAACCGCTATCGCGGCGAGGAAAACGCGAAGAACCGCTCCTATCCCGACCGCGAGCAGGCCGTACGCGAAATGGCCATCGAGCGCGCCAAGTATCAGGAAGCGGTGGCCCGCGGCTATGACAAACTGCCCGAGGCGACCGAGCAGATCGAGAAGATCGCCCGCCGCAAGGCGCTGGACATGCTGTACGAAGAGAAGATTATGAACGCGGTGATCACGGACGCGGCGGCCAAGGACTTCTACGACAAGTCGGGAGTCGAGTTGAAAGCGCGGCACATTCTGCTGCGCACCGTAACGGGCGATTCGACCAAGGACAGCGCAACCGTGAAAACGCGGATGGATTCGATCCATCAGGCGATCAAGAAAGGGCTGGACTTCAAAGCCGCGGCCAAGACGTTCAGCGAAGACGCGACCTCGGCGGCCGACTCGGGAGATCTCGGCTGGTTCCCGTGGGGACGAATGGTGGACGAGTTCCAAACCGTCGCCTGGAAAGCCACCCCCGGGCAGATTGCCGGACCGGTCCAGACCAACTACGGCTATCACCTGATTCTGGTCGAGGACAAACGGCCCGTGCAAGGGCGGACGTCCTATGAGGAAAGCCGCGAGCAGATCAAGAGCCAGCTGCGGCAGGTGTTTTCCACGCAACTTATGGAGACGGCCCGCGCATACGTGGAGAATCTCCGGGAGAAGCGGAAACTGGAAATGAACACGGAAAACATGGAAGTGTTCCGCCAGCGCCTCCTCGATCCCGGCGTGAGCAAAACGCAGGATATCAGTCCGGTGTTCACGGAAGATCAGAAGGCTTTGGTTGTGGCCACCTACTCGGGCGGGAAAGTGACCATCGCCGATCTGATCGAAAAAGTCGGCCAGAACGCGGCCCGGGCGAATTGGGCCGATGAGCAAACGATGAAGGATCTGATCCACTCGATTGCCGAGCCGGTTTTCCTCGAGGCGGACGCCGAGCAGCAGGGACTCTACCGCAAGGCGCTGCGCGATCCGGAAGTGGAAGCGCAGAAACGTCGGGCAATGGCCCGGCATCTCGAAAAGATGGAGGTGACCGACAAGGTCAATCCGACCGAGGACGACGAGAAGCGATACTACGAGAATCATCTCGCCGAGTTCGTTCAACCGGAGATGCGGACGATTCGCGAGATCTTCATCAAGGAAGACTCAGCCAAGGCGGCGCGGGTTCGCGAGCGGGCACTCAAGGGCGAGAATTTCACGAAGCTCGCGCGGCAGTTCAACGAGAAGGAATCCACCAAGGCCGATACCGGCCGCCTCGGTCCCTTTGAAGAGACGCGGTTCGGACTGATCGGCAAGACGGCGTTCATTATGCAGAAAACGGGCGAGGTTTCGCAGGTGGTTCCGGTCGGCAAGAACTACTCGGTGATCCAGCTTCTTGAGATGATTCCCTCTCGCACGAAGACGTGGGCCGAAGCGCAGACCGAAGCGAAGCGCAAATGCCGGCAGACGATGACCGAAAATGCGCAAAAAGCTCTGGACGAAATGGTTCTGGGCAAGTACAAGCTGGACGTGCAGGCCAATGTCCTGGCCGCCGTGTGGCCGCTGCCGGAAGACGCGCGCAAAGACAAACTGGCGCGGGAACCGTAACCGCTGGGAAGGGGAGAAGGATGAGGGATGAGGGATGAAACAATGGTCCCTTTGGCGGCGTCTTGCAAAGGCGGCGTTTGTCTTGGCCGCAGCCTCGATCTCCGTCGCGGGATGTGGATTGCGGAGTAACGAGGGGCCGCTGATTGCGCGCGCCGGATCACGGACGCTTTCGCAAACGGAGATGGAAACGGCGATCGGTTTACCGCTGGATTCCGTTCCTGAGGCGGAGCGGCGGCGCTGGGTCTCAAGTTGGATCGAACGCGCGCTGGTCGAGCAGGAAGCCGAGCGGCGCGGCCTCGACAAAGACGCCGACCTGGTTGCGAAGGTGCGCGCGCTGCGAGCGGAAATCTATCGCGCCCGCCTGCTCGCCGAGATGGACGCCACTCCGCCCACCGATTCAACGATCGCAGGCTATTATGAAACTCATCGTCAGGAATTCCTGCGATCCACCGACGCGTTTCTGATCGAACTCTTCTGGGCCGAGGAACGATCCGTGATGAATCGCTTCCGCGAGCAAATCGGACGCGGCGATACGACCCTGCTCGCGGCGGGAAGAGTGTCGTCCGAAGGCAAATGGCTCGCCGAACGCGGAGAGCTGGGCGAAGAATTCGAACGCGAACTGGAGAGCCTGTCGCCCGGCGCGGTGACGGCGATTCGTCCCTACGAAGACGGCTTCCGGGTCGCGCGGCTGGCGGAGAAATTCCCGGCCGGAACGGTTCTCGACTTATCGGCGGTGCGAGACGAAATCGAAGAACGGCTGATCGTCGAGCAGAGCCGGGCCCGGCAGGATTCGCTCGGCGCGTATCTTCGACACAGGTATCCGGTGAACGTGAATCTTCCCGAATCGCCGTGATCGCGCGGTGAACGCGGAAGGCATAACTTACTCTCTGAGGCGTACATGAAGCTCAATATCCGAGCCGCGGTGACGTGGATCGCGGTGCTGCTTACGTTCGGCGGCGCGGCGGCCGAAGACAACTACGTGGATCGCATCGTGGCGGTCGTGGACAACGAGATCATTCTCGAATCCGAATTGCAGCAGTACATTCAGTTCACGGCCGGCTCGCAGGCGGCGCTCGAAAAAATGTCCCAAACGCAGATTGACAGCCTGCGCCGGGGAGTCCTCGAAGAACTGATCCGCCAGAAAGTGCTGCTCGCGAAAGCGCGGGCCGATACGATGCAGGTGGAAGCGCGGGTGGTGGACGCCGAACTCGACGGACGCGTGAAGGCGCTCATAGATCAGGCGGGCGGACAGGAACGGCTCGAGGATTATTACGGAATGCCGCTCGCCCGAATCAAGCGACAGTTCCGCGCGCTGGTCGAGGAGGGGATGCTCATCGAAAAAGTCCGGCAGGCGAAGCTTAAAGACGTTGCCGTGACGCCCAGCGACGTGCAGCGGTTCTGGGAGATGTATCGGGACTCGATGCCTGAACTCAAGGACGCCGTGCGGATCGCGCACATTCTCCTGCAGGACTCGCTGTCCGAGAGCTCGATTGAATCGGCCATCGCCAAGGCCTATTCGGTGCGCAAGCTCCTGCTGGCGGGTGACCTGACGTTCGAGGGCTATGCGATGGCCTATTCTGAAGACCCGGGATCCGCCTCGAAGGGCGGGATTCTCGGAACGACCAATCGCGGCGAGCTGGTTCCCCGTTACGAAGCGGCGGCCTATGGTCTCGAAGAGGATGAGATTTCCGAGCCGGTGGTGTCGGAGTTCGGCGTGCATCTCATCCGTTTGAACGAGCGCATCGGCGAGAAGATCAACACCAGTCACATTCTCTTCAAGATCGTTCCCACCGACCATGATCGCGAGGTCACGCGGGCACGGGCCGATTCGATCGTACAGGCGCTGCGCGGCGGAGCCGATTGCGGAGAGCTTGCGCTTCGCTATTCCAGAGACCTCAAGACGGCCGGCAAGGGCGGTGATCTCGGCTGGTTCGCTCCCGAAGAGTTGCCGGACGATTTTCGCGCTCCGGTGACGGGACTCAAGAAGAGCGAGATCACCGAGCCGATTCGCACCCGCTTCGGCCTGCACGTTCTCAAGGTGACCGACCGCACCTTCGCGCGCAAGATCACACTCGAGGAGGACTATGAGCGGGTCAAGCGAATGTCGCTGGCCAAGAAGCAGGATGAAATGTACTCGAAATGGGTGGATGAACTTGCGCAGGACACCTACATCGAAAGAAAATAAGAAACGAGAAATGAGAAACGAGCGCGGTAGTGCCGCACGGCAGTGCGCTCTTCCCGTTGCGCAGCATGGATATGCGCTCCCATCTCCCTCCGCTTACGGGGGGATTAAGGGGGATCGCAACCTTTTTAGCGAGAACTTCCATGCGAATCGAACTAAGCAAATGCGTCGTGCGCTCGTGGGAGGAGAGTGACGCGCCGTCGTTGGCGCGCTGCGCCAACAACCGCAACATCTCGCGGAATCTGCGCGATGCTTTTCCGTTTCCCTATACCGAGGACGACGCGCGGTCGTTCATTGAAATGGCGCGCGGTCGCAACCCCGATACGTTCTTCGCGATTGAAGTGGAAGGCGAGGCGGCGGGTGGCATCGGCTATCGGCTGCAGGGGGACATAGATCGCGTGGCCGCCGTGATCGGCTACTGGCTGGCCGAACCGCTCTGGAATCGCGGGATCATGACCGAAGCGCTGGCGGCGGTGACGGACTATGCGATCCGCGAGCACGGCTTGACCCGCGTCTATGCGACGCCGTTCGAGTGGAACGCGGCTTCGATGCGCGTCCTCGAAAAGTGCGGCTACCTCTGCGAAGGCCGCCTCCGCAAACGCGCCATCAAAGACGGAAAAGTGATTGACCTGTTCATGTACGCGTATGTCGTAAACGATGAACGATGAGCAATGAAAAGAAAATCAGAAATTAGAAATGAGAAACGAGAAAGAAAGCGCACAATATGATCAGTTTGTAGGGGCCGATTTATCGTGCCCGCCAGTGCGTTGTGGTAGGGGCTGATTGCATCGCCCGTTGTAGTTTCACACGGCAGTGTGTTGTGGTAGTGCCGCACGGCTGTGCGCTCTTGTAGTGACACGATTCATCGTGTCCTGATCCGGTGGTAGATGTAAACGGCAGTTTGCCCGTAGGGTCGCACGGCCCGGCGAACCGTGGGGCTGTTCTGTGTGGCCGCCCGTAGTCCCGTCCCGAGCGCAGCGAAGGAAGCCGACACCGCACGAATTCCCCGCCGTTGTCAGTCTCCAGACCGGCAATGGCGCCATTGCGGCTCAAGAGAGCCACAACGGCGAAAG from bacterium includes the following:
- a CDS encoding glycosyltransferase family 39 protein; protein product: MPSHTDNNGNLQLGGIARAFGIVAAAAAGLYIVTYLCVALLRIPYPFELEFMEGDSVDQVWRVLHGQALYVPPSVEFVPALYPPLYYYIGAAVAYVMGLDMLPLRVVSFLASLACFSLIGSFVWRESRDRLVALLAVGLFAATYAESGAWLDTARVDTLLVMFMLGAVWWVRFGRGKWPHVAAGILSAAAIFTKQTALLLPLALFLYLLLMRRNRAAYFGIAFIVAFGVPFFLLMNASHGWFGLYTVTIPAAHPWDKLMLLSFWTQDILLPLPIAFTLVFFYLILRWRERRRDDWLFVLLVGAGMIAAAYAPRVKAGNFDNDLVPAYAFLALVFGAALADLRERIRRSESSQRSTAGLLHALLMLLVVVQFASLVYHPSRMIPSAKDRQAGMELVRQVRAYPGPVWVVHHGYISVMAGKAPLVTMQPMQDLLAATDERSREMIVASVEDVLRRHSFDAIFLNEPWPEQLRGVECYEAKRAVFADTSCFWPVTGYRTRPELVYEPIRTTCGSQQNQEIE
- a CDS encoding peptidylprolyl isomerase translates to MKIRNVISMGLAMLFVIAGCGPKEEIVAKVGREKITASEFKDSFVNRYRGEENAKNRSYPDREQAVREMAIERAKYQEAVARGYDKLPEATEQIEKIARRKALDMLYEEKIMNAVITDAAAKDFYDKSGVELKARHILLRTVTGDSTKDSATVKTRMDSIHQAIKKGLDFKAAAKTFSEDATSAADSGDLGWFPWGRMVDEFQTVAWKATPGQIAGPVQTNYGYHLILVEDKRPVQGRTSYEESREQIKSQLRQVFSTQLMETARAYVENLREKRKLEMNTENMEVFRQRLLDPGVSKTQDISPVFTEDQKALVVATYSGGKVTIADLIEKVGQNAARANWADEQTMKDLIHSIAEPVFLEADAEQQGLYRKALRDPEVEAQKRRAMARHLEKMEVTDKVNPTEDDEKRYYENHLAEFVQPEMRTIREIFIKEDSAKAARVRERALKGENFTKLARQFNEKESTKADTGRLGPFEETRFGLIGKTAFIMQKTGEVSQVVPVGKNYSVIQLLEMIPSRTKTWAEAQTEAKRKCRQTMTENAQKALDEMVLGKYKLDVQANVLAAVWPLPEDARKDKLAREP
- a CDS encoding peptidyl-prolyl cis-trans isomerase, producing the protein MKQWSLWRRLAKAAFVLAAASISVAGCGLRSNEGPLIARAGSRTLSQTEMETAIGLPLDSVPEAERRRWVSSWIERALVEQEAERRGLDKDADLVAKVRALRAEIYRARLLAEMDATPPTDSTIAGYYETHRQEFLRSTDAFLIELFWAEERSVMNRFREQIGRGDTTLLAAGRVSSEGKWLAERGELGEEFERELESLSPGAVTAIRPYEDGFRVARLAEKFPAGTVLDLSAVRDEIEERLIVEQSRARQDSLGAYLRHRYPVNVNLPESP
- a CDS encoding peptidylprolyl isomerase, giving the protein MKLNIRAAVTWIAVLLTFGGAAAEDNYVDRIVAVVDNEIILESELQQYIQFTAGSQAALEKMSQTQIDSLRRGVLEELIRQKVLLAKARADTMQVEARVVDAELDGRVKALIDQAGGQERLEDYYGMPLARIKRQFRALVEEGMLIEKVRQAKLKDVAVTPSDVQRFWEMYRDSMPELKDAVRIAHILLQDSLSESSIESAIAKAYSVRKLLLAGDLTFEGYAMAYSEDPGSASKGGILGTTNRGELVPRYEAAAYGLEEDEISEPVVSEFGVHLIRLNERIGEKINTSHILFKIVPTDHDREVTRARADSIVQALRGGADCGELALRYSRDLKTAGKGGDLGWFAPEELPDDFRAPVTGLKKSEITEPIRTRFGLHVLKVTDRTFARKITLEEDYERVKRMSLAKKQDEMYSKWVDELAQDTYIERK
- a CDS encoding GNAT family N-acetyltransferase — its product is MRIELSKCVVRSWEESDAPSLARCANNRNISRNLRDAFPFPYTEDDARSFIEMARGRNPDTFFAIEVEGEAAGGIGYRLQGDIDRVAAVIGYWLAEPLWNRGIMTEALAAVTDYAIREHGLTRVYATPFEWNAASMRVLEKCGYLCEGRLRKRAIKDGKVIDLFMYAYVVNDER